From a single Spongiibacter taiwanensis genomic region:
- a CDS encoding sigma-54-dependent transcriptional regulator: protein MARIMIVEDEDVIRLALRRLLERNGYTVDEAISVKEALTSESLNHYDLIISDLRLPGAQGTELINKTESPVLIMTSYASLKSAVDTMKMGAIDYIAKPFDHDEMLDTVARIIQTNSGTQRPARPSKTTANRSGMIGGCPAMRRVYERIERVAPTSATVLIHGETGTGKELVARAIHEQSDRAGKPIVCVNCAAIPETLIESELFGYEKGAFTGANANRIGLIEAADGGTLFLDEIGELPLEAQARLLRFIQEDEIRRIGAVESSKVNVRLVCATHRNLKEMAQAGRFREDLYYRINVMKLELPPLRERGKDILEIAETLLHRRCEALGKPPMHFSPKTIQAITTYVWPGNIRELENAVERAVILCDGEEIDNELLDIDLELVDINQIRGRQPEPINRQNRDTSKKEPPRQRGRATDPNEDLSLEDYFQHFVLEHQDSMSETELAQKLGVSRKCLWERRQRLGIPRKKSSARSGS from the coding sequence ATGGCACGAATTATGATCGTCGAAGATGAGGATGTTATCCGTCTTGCATTGCGGCGATTACTGGAGCGCAATGGCTACACGGTCGACGAGGCCATCTCTGTCAAAGAAGCGCTGACCTCTGAGAGCCTGAACCACTACGACTTAATCATCAGCGACCTCCGCCTGCCCGGCGCCCAGGGCACCGAACTGATCAACAAAACCGAATCGCCGGTGTTGATCATGACCAGCTACGCCAGCCTCAAGTCCGCCGTCGACACTATGAAGATGGGCGCCATCGACTACATCGCAAAGCCCTTTGACCACGACGAGATGCTCGATACCGTCGCTCGCATCATTCAGACCAACAGCGGCACCCAGCGCCCCGCCCGCCCATCCAAAACCACTGCCAATCGCAGCGGTATGATTGGTGGCTGTCCGGCCATGCGCCGGGTATACGAGCGCATTGAGCGGGTCGCACCCACCAGCGCCACCGTGCTCATTCACGGCGAAACCGGCACGGGTAAAGAGTTGGTTGCCCGGGCCATTCACGAGCAAAGCGACCGGGCGGGCAAGCCGATTGTCTGTGTTAACTGCGCGGCCATCCCCGAAACGCTGATCGAGTCTGAGCTGTTTGGTTATGAGAAGGGGGCCTTTACCGGCGCTAATGCCAACCGCATCGGTCTGATCGAAGCCGCCGATGGTGGCACCCTGTTTCTGGATGAAATCGGCGAGCTGCCACTGGAGGCCCAGGCCCGCTTACTGCGCTTCATTCAAGAAGATGAGATTCGCCGTATTGGTGCGGTGGAGTCCAGCAAAGTGAATGTCAGGCTGGTTTGCGCGACTCACCGCAATCTCAAAGAAATGGCCCAGGCCGGGCGCTTTCGAGAAGACCTTTACTACCGAATCAATGTGATGAAGCTCGAGTTGCCACCGCTGCGGGAACGAGGCAAGGATATTCTGGAAATCGCCGAAACCCTGCTCCACCGGCGCTGTGAAGCGCTAGGCAAACCACCTATGCACTTCAGCCCAAAAACGATACAGGCCATCACCACCTATGTGTGGCCCGGCAACATTCGCGAGCTCGAAAATGCAGTAGAGCGCGCGGTGATTCTGTGTGACGGCGAGGAGATCGACAACGAACTGCTCGATATTGATCTGGAGCTGGTAGACATCAACCAGATTCGGGGCCGCCAGCCCGAACCCATTAATCGCCAAAACCGCGATACCAGCAAGAAGGAGCCCCCTCGCCAGCGGGGCCGCGCCACCGACCCCAACGAGGACTTGTCACTGGAGGATTACTTCCAACACTTCGTTCTCGAGCACCAGGACTCCATGAGCGAGACGGAACTGGCCCAAAAACTGGGAGTCAGTAGAAAGTGTCTGTGGGAGCGCCGTCAGCGTCTCGGCATCCCTCGCAAGAAATCCAGTGCACGCTCTGGCAGCTAG
- the dksA gene encoding RNA polymerase-binding protein DksA produces the protein MAAKQKETESLKTFTPYVAKKGEAYMNEDQKNHFRQILYSWKSELMQEVDRTVSHMKDEAANFPDPADRATQEEEFSLELRTRDRERKLIKKIDATLDLIDEDDYGFCDTCGVEIGIKRLEARPTATLCIDCKTLDEIKERQERG, from the coding sequence ATGGCTGCAAAGCAAAAAGAAACTGAGAGCTTAAAGACCTTCACCCCCTACGTTGCGAAGAAGGGTGAAGCCTATATGAACGAGGACCAAAAGAATCATTTTCGGCAGATTCTTTACTCGTGGAAATCCGAGCTGATGCAAGAAGTTGACCGCACGGTCAGCCACATGAAGGACGAGGCCGCCAACTTCCCAGACCCGGCGGATCGAGCGACCCAAGAAGAAGAGTTCAGCCTGGAACTTCGCACCCGGGATCGCGAGCGCAAGCTGATCAAGAAAATTGACGCCACCCTCGACCTTATCGACGAGGATGATTACGGCTTCTGCGACACTTGTGGGGTAGAAATCGGGATCAAGCGTCTAGAGGCTCGCCCGACAGCCACTCTGTGCATCGACTGCAAAACCCTGGATGAGATCAAAGAGCGCCAGGAACGAGGTTAA
- a CDS encoding TIGR04219 family outer membrane beta-barrel protein, which translates to MHKKLLAAALLSSVAAAGAQADIIGMTAGAYVWKQSWDGDVRSGPNDSDEIDVTRDLGYDDDSGNSFFVALEHPVPILPNVRLQRTEMEISERNTLTRDFNFEGDTYTAGDDISSTTDLGHTDVTLYYEILDNWVNLDVGMSIRVFDGEVRLQAAGREGTLDLDAPLPMAYANARFDLPFTGLYASAVGNLISYSGDGVTDFTVGIGYEVGIAAIELNYRTFDVSLEDGDEEAGLTIDGLYLGVVIDI; encoded by the coding sequence ATGCACAAAAAGCTACTTGCCGCCGCGCTGCTCAGTTCGGTTGCTGCCGCCGGGGCGCAGGCCGATATTATCGGCATGACCGCTGGCGCCTATGTATGGAAACAAAGCTGGGACGGTGACGTGCGCTCCGGCCCCAATGACAGCGACGAAATTGATGTCACCCGGGACTTGGGTTACGACGATGACAGCGGCAACAGCTTCTTTGTCGCCTTGGAGCACCCCGTACCCATCCTGCCAAACGTGCGCCTGCAGCGCACCGAGATGGAAATTTCCGAGCGCAATACCCTGACGCGAGACTTCAACTTCGAAGGCGATACCTACACCGCTGGTGACGATATTTCCTCCACCACCGACCTCGGCCACACCGATGTCACCCTGTACTACGAGATTCTCGACAATTGGGTAAACTTGGACGTGGGTATGTCCATCCGCGTATTTGATGGCGAAGTTAGACTGCAAGCCGCCGGCCGGGAAGGCACCCTGGACCTGGATGCGCCGCTGCCCATGGCCTATGCCAATGCCCGCTTTGATCTGCCCTTCACGGGCCTTTACGCCTCAGCAGTTGGCAACCTGATCTCCTACAGCGGCGATGGCGTCACCGATTTCACTGTTGGCATCGGCTATGAAGTGGGTATTGCCGCCATTGAGCTGAACTACCGTACCTTCGATGTGAGCCTGGAAGATGGCGATGAAGAAGCGGGGCTGACCATCGACGGCCTCTATCTCGGCGTGGTCATCGACATTTAA
- a CDS encoding group III truncated hemoglobin — translation MDITERKHLEHLLRDFYQRVLADDIIGFYFTQVVEFDLEKHLPKVCDFWEVQLLGKLGYQGRTFETHLAIHRHTAITPHHFQRWLFLFESSVDQYFSGPTAEAAKHRARAIVNSMATALSNKDTTLGEPQGTYTPAR, via the coding sequence ATGGATATCACCGAGCGAAAACACCTCGAGCACCTGCTGAGGGACTTCTACCAACGGGTCTTAGCTGACGACATCATCGGGTTTTACTTCACCCAGGTGGTTGAGTTCGACCTGGAAAAACACCTGCCCAAAGTCTGCGATTTTTGGGAGGTGCAACTGCTCGGCAAGCTGGGCTACCAGGGGAGAACTTTTGAAACCCATTTGGCCATTCATCGGCACACTGCCATCACGCCCCACCACTTTCAGCGCTGGCTCTTTCTCTTTGAGAGCAGTGTCGATCAATACTTTTCCGGCCCTACCGCCGAGGCCGCGAAACATCGGGCACGGGCGATCGTCAACTCAATGGCGACCGCGCTGAGCAATAAAGACACCACATTGGGTGAGCCCCAGGGGACTTATACCCCGGCCCGCTGA
- the hemB gene encoding porphobilinogen synthase, translating to MNKSLHRGPFPATRMRRMRASDFSRRLMRENALTVDDLIYPMFVCEGQDTRQPVGSMPGIERLSLDLLADEAKVLAELGIPAIALFPVVSANKKSLGAEEAYNPDGLAQQAIKAVKDAAPELGVITDVALDPYTLHGQDGIIDENGYVLNDRTVETLQRQALAQADAGADVVAPSDMMDGRIGAIRQTLESASHVNTRILAYSAKYASSYYGPFRDAVGSAGNLGGGNKYSYQMDPANSDEALHECALDIAEGADMIMVKPGMPYLDIIRRVKDELAVPTYAYQVSGEYAMHCAAFEKGWLDRDTVMLESLLAFKRAGADGILTYFAKQMAILLGR from the coding sequence ATGAACAAATCCCTGCACCGAGGCCCCTTTCCCGCCACCAGAATGCGGCGGATGCGAGCCAGCGATTTCAGTCGGCGATTGATGCGAGAAAACGCCCTCACCGTCGATGACCTGATCTATCCCATGTTTGTCTGCGAAGGTCAGGATACCCGCCAGCCGGTGGGCTCCATGCCAGGCATCGAGCGGCTGAGCCTGGATCTGTTAGCGGATGAGGCCAAGGTGCTGGCGGAGCTTGGCATTCCCGCGATTGCGCTGTTTCCGGTAGTCAGCGCCAATAAAAAATCCCTTGGCGCCGAAGAGGCTTACAACCCCGACGGACTGGCCCAGCAAGCAATAAAAGCAGTAAAAGATGCTGCCCCCGAACTCGGGGTGATCACCGACGTGGCCCTGGACCCCTACACCCTTCACGGCCAGGACGGCATCATCGACGAAAACGGCTACGTGCTGAATGATCGCACTGTTGAGACATTGCAGCGCCAAGCCCTGGCCCAGGCCGATGCCGGTGCCGACGTGGTCGCGCCCTCAGACATGATGGACGGCCGCATTGGCGCCATTCGCCAAACCCTGGAATCCGCCAGCCATGTGAACACCAGAATCCTCGCCTACTCGGCGAAATATGCCTCAAGTTATTACGGGCCTTTCAGAGACGCGGTGGGCTCAGCAGGAAACCTGGGCGGCGGCAATAAATACAGCTACCAAATGGACCCCGCCAACAGCGACGAAGCCCTACATGAATGCGCCCTGGATATCGCCGAGGGCGCCGACATGATCATGGTCAAGCCCGGCATGCCCTACCTCGATATTATCCGGCGAGTAAAAGATGAACTGGCCGTTCCCACCTATGCCTATCAAGTCAGTGGTGAGTACGCGATGCATTGCGCTGCATTTGAAAAAGGCTGGCTGGACCGCGATACCGTTATGCTGGAATCACTGTTGGCATTTAAGCGCGCCGGCGCCGATGGCATTCTCACTTACTTTGCCAAGCAGATGGCAATATTACTGGGACGATAG
- a CDS encoding NUDIX hydrolase, which yields MSWGCGLQSVIEKLGKYRSRRRWWRRWVKRSAVAIVLRERDGQTQVLMIKRAERVGDPWSGHMAFPGGRMDPGDRTGLRTAMRETHEEIGIQLEKAGSCIGRLSDIVSRPHSGRRPMVVTPYVFHLHTPVGIETNHEVAEALWVPMTYLQALENRQTMQFRRAGVSMDLPCYDFQGKRIWGMSLRMLDELMALIQS from the coding sequence GTGAGTTGGGGTTGTGGTTTGCAGTCGGTAATCGAAAAGCTGGGAAAATACCGGTCGCGCCGGCGGTGGTGGCGACGCTGGGTGAAGCGCTCGGCAGTGGCTATTGTGCTGCGCGAACGGGATGGGCAGACCCAGGTATTGATGATCAAGCGCGCGGAGCGTGTGGGCGATCCCTGGTCTGGCCATATGGCGTTCCCCGGCGGGCGAATGGATCCCGGTGACCGAACAGGCTTGCGCACGGCAATGCGAGAAACTCACGAGGAAATCGGCATTCAGTTGGAGAAGGCAGGCAGCTGCATCGGGCGCCTTTCAGACATTGTTAGTCGGCCGCACTCTGGGCGGCGGCCAATGGTGGTTACCCCCTATGTCTTTCATCTCCATACCCCGGTTGGCATAGAAACCAATCATGAGGTTGCCGAAGCGTTGTGGGTGCCCATGACGTATTTGCAGGCCCTGGAAAATCGGCAAACAATGCAGTTTCGTCGGGCGGGGGTGTCGATGGACCTACCCTGTTATGACTTTCAGGGTAAGCGCATATGGGGAATGTCCCTGCGCATGCTCGACGAGCTGATGGCGTTAATTCAGTCGTAG
- a CDS encoding pyridoxal phosphate-dependent aminotransferase, whose translation MTLSFAPRVAEIQPFRVVEVLTRAKQLEAAGRDIVHMAAGEPDFATAEPIVDAAVAAMRAGLTKYTPAAGIPELRQAISDYYRSDYQLDISPERIVVTAGASGALMLLACLLAAPGDGVLMADPGYPCNRQFFRMVEAQAQLVPVGPEQRYQLTGSMADDHWQVNTRGVIVASPANPTGEVLSREQLVGLSEVCAARQGFLIVDEIYHGLSYDGAAPSVLSVSDDAFVINSFSKYFGMTGWRLGWIVAPPEAAVELEKIAQNLFISPPTVAQYAALAAFAPQTRVVLDQRRAEFARRRDFLFPALTDLGFAIPHKPAGAFYLYAGIDHFNMTTQAMCMSLLEEHGIAITPGIDFGDHMAQQHVRFSYTTGMPQLEEGVERLRRIYG comes from the coding sequence GTGACCCTGAGTTTTGCCCCCCGGGTTGCCGAGATTCAGCCGTTTCGGGTTGTCGAGGTATTGACGCGAGCCAAGCAGCTTGAGGCAGCAGGGCGCGATATTGTTCACATGGCGGCGGGGGAGCCGGACTTTGCCACCGCCGAGCCTATCGTCGATGCCGCGGTGGCGGCCATGCGAGCGGGGTTGACCAAATACACCCCCGCAGCGGGCATTCCCGAATTACGGCAGGCCATTTCGGACTACTACCGCAGCGACTACCAGCTGGATATTTCGCCTGAGCGGATTGTGGTGACGGCCGGAGCTTCCGGCGCGCTAATGTTGCTCGCCTGCCTATTGGCGGCGCCGGGTGATGGGGTGTTGATGGCCGACCCCGGCTATCCCTGTAATCGCCAGTTTTTTCGTATGGTTGAGGCGCAGGCTCAGCTGGTGCCGGTGGGGCCCGAGCAGCGCTACCAGCTGACGGGGTCGATGGCGGACGACCATTGGCAGGTCAACACCCGAGGGGTGATTGTGGCATCCCCTGCAAATCCCACGGGTGAGGTGCTAAGCCGTGAACAGCTCGTCGGTTTGTCTGAGGTGTGTGCGGCGCGGCAGGGCTTTTTGATTGTGGATGAGATTTACCACGGTCTGAGCTATGACGGTGCTGCGCCGAGTGTGTTGTCAGTGAGCGATGACGCCTTTGTGATTAACAGTTTTTCCAAGTACTTCGGCATGACGGGCTGGCGTTTGGGGTGGATTGTTGCGCCACCAGAGGCCGCTGTTGAGTTGGAGAAGATTGCTCAGAACCTGTTCATCTCCCCGCCGACTGTGGCGCAGTATGCCGCGCTGGCGGCTTTTGCACCGCAAACCCGGGTGGTACTCGATCAGCGTCGTGCGGAGTTTGCGCGTCGGCGAGACTTCCTCTTTCCCGCCTTGACGGACCTGGGATTTGCGATTCCGCATAAGCCGGCCGGGGCATTTTATCTCTATGCTGGTATCGATCATTTCAACATGACCACCCAGGCCATGTGCATGAGTTTGTTGGAGGAGCACGGCATTGCTATCACGCCGGGCATCGACTTTGGTGACCATATGGCTCAGCAGCATGTCCGGTTTTCATACACAACCGGTATGCCGCAATTGGAGGAAGGGGTAGAGAGGTTGCGCCGAATCTATGGATGA
- the gluQRS gene encoding tRNA glutamyl-Q(34) synthetase GluQRS, with protein MPATGSRPTPHYIGRFAPSPSGPLHLGSLLAALASYLDAAAHQGTWLLRIEDIDPPREIAGASQAIIQSLQQHGLHWQGDIIWQSKHSENFDQALNQLRLQGDLFECSCSRRQLAPFHGIHQLSCIAPPQPGNAALRLKVADRHIQFVDRLQGSQSENLRQVGGDPILRRRDGLYAYHLAAVVDDMHSGITDIVRGIDLLDATPTQLYLQERLGAPAPRYLHIPVLAGQVGEKLSKQRGAPAIDDTQPSDNLRRCLAYLGQTPPPAELQQPTDILNWAAQRWQPDAIPHQKEILVP; from the coding sequence ATGCCTGCTACTGGTTCCCGTCCCACTCCGCATTACATCGGGAGATTTGCCCCCTCTCCCAGCGGCCCCCTTCATCTGGGCTCGCTCTTAGCCGCATTGGCCAGCTACCTCGACGCCGCCGCCCATCAGGGCACATGGCTACTGCGAATAGAAGACATTGACCCTCCCCGCGAAATAGCAGGCGCCAGCCAGGCAATCATTCAGAGCCTGCAGCAACACGGATTGCATTGGCAGGGCGACATCATCTGGCAGAGCAAACACAGTGAGAACTTTGATCAGGCATTGAACCAACTGCGCCTGCAAGGCGATTTGTTTGAGTGCAGTTGCTCCCGGCGGCAACTGGCCCCCTTTCACGGCATCCATCAACTTTCCTGCATTGCGCCCCCCCAGCCGGGAAACGCCGCGCTTCGACTAAAAGTCGCAGACCGGCACATTCAGTTTGTCGACCGATTACAAGGCTCTCAAAGTGAGAATCTACGCCAGGTAGGCGGCGATCCCATCCTGAGAAGACGGGACGGACTCTACGCCTACCATCTGGCGGCGGTCGTCGATGATATGCACAGCGGCATTACCGACATCGTTCGTGGCATCGACCTTCTCGACGCAACGCCCACCCAGCTGTATTTGCAGGAACGACTCGGCGCACCTGCGCCGCGATATTTACATATCCCCGTACTGGCCGGACAGGTTGGCGAGAAACTCAGCAAACAACGGGGCGCTCCTGCCATTGATGACACCCAGCCGAGTGATAATCTGCGCCGCTGCCTCGCCTATTTGGGGCAAACACCCCCGCCTGCAGAACTGCAGCAGCCAACCGACATCCTCAACTGGGCCGCTCAGCGCTGGCAGCCGGATGCCATTCCACATCAAAAGGAAATTCTCGTTCCCTGA
- a CDS encoding ATP-binding protein, giving the protein MTFDINALFLIGVGYLLLLFGIAYAAERQLLPEWLSRNPLVYVLSLGVYASSFAIYGAVGFAQHYGYAFLNYYIGISAAMVLLPVLLAPLHRICKTYRLNSLADLLSFRFRSQLAGSLVTMFMAASVLPLLAIQIRTVADSTELLGNQGDLFLDLFSVREVGAFTFCVLITIFTILFGSRSLTHKDSHQGLVVSMAFESLVKLLAMLMLGAAAVWSIFGGLSEMQDWLINHPSALTDLNTKTQANAQRLILVMFFAAAVCMPHLFHMLFTENSRSGNLTTASWALPLFLLLMSLPILPILWAGQAAGLSVPTDYFTLGIPLHLENPQLVIAAYLGGVSAGSGVIIVATLALASMSLNHLVLPVYRPPGQEVDIYRWLLWTRQLLIAAIILVAYLFYNLLPSQESLTELLMISLSGGSQFLPAIVAILYWPSANRTGFISGLCVGFGIWAVGLLLPMLAGVEGVFTRYFNVFELPPEQHWITVATLSLVCNALVFLLVSSFTETPAEERSAAEACTLDDLNRPSRQSLNLHDARQMKLRLQQILGESAANQEFDRALEELNLRESETRPYALRRIRDRIEVNLSALIGPSSARRVIDRTLPYTENLMGESEDINYIEERLEQYQSHLTGLAADLDSLRRYHRETLENLPIGVCALGQDQEILLWNMSMSEITHVRGGDITGSHLSGLPHSWATLLKAFFVSEDLHWSKRSLETDAGMRWLNLHKTESGIMGRDEKIVVVEDVTENQLLENELAHQERLASIGRLAAGVAHEIGNPVTGIASLAQNLRYDTDNPESLETASQIIKQTQRITSIVRSLVNFAHTGREDPTQAIEAVNIRHSVSEAMQLLQLDSAAHQIHYNNDCADEVWVMGDAQRLLQVFVNLLSNARDASPLDGMITVTAAESTDSQMAHITIADRGHGIDDALKERIFEPFFTTKEPGKGTGLGLALVYSIIRDLGGEITIESPVADQGNIGTRIHIHMPLATPGSPASQPS; this is encoded by the coding sequence ATGACCTTTGATATCAATGCCTTATTCCTGATTGGCGTCGGCTACCTGCTGCTGTTATTCGGCATCGCCTACGCGGCAGAGCGCCAACTCCTGCCGGAATGGCTGAGTCGCAACCCACTGGTCTATGTCCTGTCCCTCGGGGTGTATGCCAGCAGTTTCGCCATCTACGGCGCAGTCGGTTTTGCCCAGCACTATGGCTATGCCTTTCTCAACTACTACATTGGCATTTCAGCGGCGATGGTGCTGCTGCCAGTGCTGCTGGCGCCCCTGCACCGCATCTGCAAAACCTACCGGCTCAACTCCCTAGCCGACTTATTGAGCTTTCGCTTTCGCAGCCAGCTCGCGGGCTCGCTGGTCACGATGTTTATGGCAGCGTCTGTTCTGCCCCTGCTTGCCATCCAAATTCGTACGGTGGCCGACTCCACCGAACTGTTAGGCAACCAGGGAGACCTCTTCCTCGACCTGTTTTCCGTCCGTGAAGTGGGCGCCTTTACCTTCTGCGTCCTGATCACCATTTTCACCATTCTGTTTGGATCGCGCAGCCTGACTCACAAAGACAGTCACCAAGGACTGGTAGTGAGTATGGCGTTCGAATCGCTGGTGAAACTGCTCGCCATGCTGATGTTGGGCGCAGCCGCCGTCTGGTCCATTTTTGGCGGCCTCAGCGAAATGCAGGACTGGTTGATCAACCACCCTTCAGCCTTGACCGACCTGAACACCAAAACCCAGGCCAACGCTCAACGGCTGATTTTGGTTATGTTCTTTGCAGCAGCGGTGTGCATGCCCCACCTGTTTCACATGCTTTTCACCGAAAACTCCCGCAGCGGCAACCTGACCACCGCAAGCTGGGCGCTCCCCCTGTTTCTGTTGCTGATGAGCCTACCAATATTGCCGATTCTGTGGGCCGGGCAAGCCGCCGGCCTTTCGGTGCCCACGGATTACTTCACCCTCGGCATCCCACTGCATCTAGAAAATCCCCAGCTGGTTATCGCCGCCTACCTCGGTGGCGTCTCGGCGGGTAGCGGGGTCATTATTGTTGCCACACTCGCCCTGGCCTCCATGAGCCTCAACCATTTGGTGCTGCCGGTCTACCGCCCCCCTGGCCAGGAGGTCGATATTTATCGCTGGCTGCTGTGGACGCGCCAGCTGTTAATTGCCGCCATCATTTTAGTGGCCTATCTGTTTTACAATTTGCTTCCCAGCCAGGAATCGCTGACCGAACTGCTGATGATTTCCCTCAGTGGCGGCAGTCAGTTTTTACCGGCTATCGTCGCCATTCTGTACTGGCCCTCCGCCAACCGGACCGGCTTTATCAGCGGCCTTTGCGTAGGCTTCGGTATCTGGGCCGTCGGTTTACTGCTACCCATGCTCGCCGGCGTGGAAGGGGTATTCACTCGCTACTTCAATGTGTTTGAGCTACCACCGGAGCAGCACTGGATTACCGTTGCGACCCTGTCACTGGTCTGCAACGCTCTCGTTTTTCTACTGGTCTCGAGTTTCACCGAAACCCCCGCCGAAGAACGCAGCGCCGCCGAGGCCTGTACCCTGGATGACCTTAACCGACCCAGCCGCCAGTCGCTTAACCTTCATGACGCCCGACAAATGAAATTGCGACTACAGCAAATTCTCGGTGAAAGTGCGGCCAATCAAGAATTCGATCGCGCCCTTGAGGAGCTCAACCTGCGCGAGTCTGAAACGCGCCCCTACGCACTGCGGCGAATTCGTGACCGCATCGAAGTGAACCTGTCCGCGCTGATTGGCCCGTCCAGCGCCCGCCGGGTCATTGACCGAACCCTCCCCTATACCGAAAACCTGATGGGAGAGAGTGAGGACATCAACTATATCGAGGAGCGCCTGGAACAATATCAAAGCCACCTGACCGGCCTGGCCGCCGACCTCGACAGCTTGCGGCGCTACCACCGGGAGACCCTGGAAAACCTGCCGATTGGGGTGTGCGCACTGGGACAAGACCAGGAGATACTGCTCTGGAATATGTCCATGTCCGAGATCACCCACGTTCGCGGCGGCGATATCACCGGCTCCCACCTCAGCGGCTTGCCACACAGCTGGGCAACCCTGCTCAAAGCCTTCTTCGTCAGCGAGGACTTACACTGGAGCAAGCGCAGCCTGGAAACCGACGCCGGCATGCGCTGGCTCAACCTTCACAAAACCGAGTCCGGAATCATGGGCCGGGACGAAAAGATCGTCGTGGTAGAGGACGTTACCGAAAACCAGTTGCTGGAAAATGAACTCGCCCACCAGGAGCGGCTGGCCTCCATCGGTCGCTTAGCTGCAGGGGTCGCCCACGAAATTGGCAACCCAGTCACGGGTATCGCCTCCCTCGCCCAGAATCTACGCTACGATACCGACAACCCGGAAAGCCTCGAGACCGCATCGCAAATCATCAAGCAGACCCAGCGCATTACCAGCATTGTGCGCAGTCTGGTGAACTTCGCTCACACTGGCAGGGAAGATCCCACCCAGGCTATTGAAGCCGTCAATATTCGCCACTCGGTCAGCGAAGCCATGCAGCTTCTGCAACTGGACAGCGCCGCCCACCAGATTCACTACAACAACGATTGCGCCGACGAGGTGTGGGTAATGGGCGATGCCCAGCGCCTGCTTCAGGTCTTTGTCAACCTGCTGTCAAACGCCCGGGACGCGAGCCCCCTCGATGGCATGATTACCGTCACCGCTGCCGAAAGCACCGACTCGCAAATGGCCCACATCACCATTGCCGACCGGGGTCACGGCATCGATGACGCGCTGAAAGAGCGCATTTTCGAACCCTTTTTCACCACGAAAGAACCGGGCAAAGGCACCGGCCTGGGCCTGGCCTTGGTGTACAGCATCATTCGTGATCTGGGCGGGGAGATTACTATCGAGAGCCCGGTTGCAGATCAGGGAAATATCGGCACCCGGATTCACATCCACATGCCGTTGGCGACCCCAGGCAGCCCGGCATCCCAGCCCAGCTGA